The Streptomyces sp. 135 sequence TCCCCTGGCCGACGCTCCTGGTGAACGCGGTGGGATGCGCGGTGATCGGCGTCTTCATGGTGCTGATCACCGAGGTGTGGGCGGCGCACCGCCTCGTGCGGCCGTTCTTCGGCACGGGCGTGCTCGGCGGCTTCACCACCTTCTCGACGTACGCGGTGGACATCCAGCGACTCGTGAGCGGCGGCCACGTCCGCACGGGCCTCGCCTATCTGGCACTGACGCTGTTCGCGGCGCTCGCGGCGGTGTGGAGCGCGGCGTGGACCACGCGCCGCCTGATGGCGTGGAGGCGGTCATGACGAGGCTCACGGGCACGGCGCAGCGGGTGACGATCTTCATCGGGGAGTCCGACCTCTGGCACCACAAGCCGCTCTACACCGAGATCGTGCACCGCGCGCACCGGGCCGGACTCGCCGGGGCGAGCGTCTTCCGGGGCATCGAGGGATTCGGCGCCTCGTCGCTGATCCACACGCACCGGCTGCTCTCCCTCGGCGAGGACCTGCCGGTCGCGGTGGTGATCGTGGACGCGGAGGACAAGATCCGCGCGTTCCTGCCGCAGCTCGACGAACTCGTCGCGGAGGGCCTGGTGATCCTGGACGACTGCGAGGTCATCCGGTACGTGGGACGGGAGGAGGACCGGTGAACTGGCTGTCCGTGATCGCCGGGGCGATGATCGGCGCCCCGCTGCGCCACCTGACCGACCGTGCGGTGCGGGCCCGCCACGACACCGTCTTCCCGTGGGGCACCTTCACCGTCAACGTCGTGGGCTGCCTGGTCCTCGGCGTGCTCGCCGGGGCCGTCTCGGCGGGCGCCGCCTCCGCCTCCGCGCAGCTGTTCCTCGGCACGGGCCTGTGCGGGGCCTTGACGACGTACTCGACCTTCTCGTACGAGACGCTGCGGCTCGCCGAGGGCGGGGCCCGGCTCTACGCGGCTGCGAACGCCATCGGAAGCGTCGTCGTGGGCCTCGGCGCGGCCTTCTTGGGGGTGGCCGTCGCCGAGGCCCTGTGGCTGTGACGCACCTCGACCGCCGCGACCGGCTGTCGTGGTCTCAGCGGCGGATCTTGAGTGCCGAGGCGACCTCGGCCGCCCACTTCCAGGGCGCGGCGGTGCCGCCGGGCTGGGAGTTGAAGTACTCCCAGCCCGCCACCCCGCCGAACCCCGGGTGCTTCGAGGCGAGCGCGCCGAGCGTGGACTTCAGCGTCGTCATGCCGACATAGCCGCTGCCGCCGTTGGCCGGTGACGTGAGCGTTCCCGCGACCACCTTCGATGCGGGAATCAGACCGCGGGCGATGATGGCGTCGTAATCGGCCGTGGAGTTCATGCGGCCCCAGCCGTTGTAGAACTGCGCGTTGAACCACGCGATGTCACCGCCCCGGCTGCGGTAAAGGGCGTCGTAGTCGAAGCCGGAGAGATTTCCGCCGCCGCTGAGCGCGCTGCCCACCGGCGCGAGCGTAATGATGAAATCGGCACCGAAGTCGGCGCGCAGCGCGCTGATGACGCGCTCGATACCGGCCAGCGACATCCGCTCCTCCACGTCGAGGTCGACGCCGTCGAGCTCGTACCGCCGGATGAAGTCCCGCAACAGCGGGTAGTACGTGTCGAATTCCTCGTCGAGCCGGGTGAAGCTGCCGGGCGCCGCGCCACCGACCATCGCCAGCACGTGCACGCCCTGGCCGCGCAGGGTCTTCAGGTCGCGCCACATCCGGTCGTACTTGGCCGCGCCCGGCGGGTCGTCGTTCAAGTGCACCGGTGCGTAAGGGCCGTTGAGGTCATTGAGGTGCACCGCGGCCACCAGTACGTCCGTGACGCCGGTGCGGTGCTCGGTGAGCGCGAGCGGCGACACATACGCGCCATTCGCGTACTGCGTCTGGTAATAGACGACCACGCGTTTCCCCGCCGCGGACGGTTTCGCCGCCGCCATCGCCGTACCGCCGGACGCGGCCGTGAGAGCCAGTGCCGCGAGCAGGACGCTGCGCCTCTTCATGCTCATCTCTCCCCTGGGTCGAAGTCGCCGCAATTCTTACGGGGAGCCGCGGCGAATGGCTAGGGCAAGACAGAGCTAATGCGCATTAGTTGGTGAGCTCATGGCGGAGCTGTACGACGCCGTTGCCGAAGGTGTGGGTCCCGGCGAGCCGGAGGTCGGCCCGCACGTCGCGCGCCTGGAACATGGACTTCCCGCGGCCGAGCACGACGGGGTGGACGTAGGTGTGGATCTCGTCGATCAGGCCCAGGCGCAGGAAGGACGCGGCGAGGTCCGCGCCGCCGACGCAGAGGTCGCCGGCCGCGCTCTCCTTGAGGGCCCGGATCTCCTCGGGCACCACCTCGCGCAGGATCGTGGTGTTCCACTGGGCCTCGCGCAGGGTGCGCGAGAAGACGTACTTGGGCGTGTCACGCCAGATCGGGGCGAACTCCGCCTCGAAGTCGCTGCACGCGGGGTCCTGGTCGGCGGTGGGCCAGAACTCGGCCATGAGCTCCCACGTGACGCGGCCGTGCAGGATCCCGCCCATCGCCCGGACCTTGTCGTTGAAGTGGCGGTGCAGTTCCTCGTCGACGAGGTGCCAGTCGATCTCGTGGTCCGGCCCCTCCATGAAGCCGTCCAAAGACGCCGACATCATCCAGATGATCTTTCGCATCGCGGTCGCGCTCCTCGCGGTCGTCGCCGCGGTTACGGCCGCCGTGGCGCCTTTCGTGACGATACGCGGCCGGCGGGGCGGGTTGTGGCGTGTCGAAGGCCCCCGCGAGTCTCGCGGGGGCCTTGACGGGGGCCTTGCCGGGCGGCAGGTGTGCGGTCGGTCAGGTCATTCGCCCCGTGGCGGCGGCGCCTGGCCGAAGTCGCCGTTGAGCGCGGCGGCCATCCGCAGGTGTGGTGCCGCGTCGGCCGCCCTGCCCTGCCGCTCCAGCGTGCGCCCCAGCATCAGGCGGGCGTAGCTCTCCACCGGGTCGAGTTCGAGGACCTTCAGCAACTCGGCCTCGGCGCGCAGTAGTTGGGCCGAGTGGTAGTAGGCGCGGGCGAGCAGCAGACGCGGGGCGACCTGCTCGGGCACCTCGTCGGCCAGGGTGCCGAGGATGCCCGCGGCCGTCGCGTACTCCTTGGCCTCGAAGAATTGCCGCGCACGCTCCCAGCGCTCCGCCGCGGTCCCGTGGTCGTAATAGGTCATCTCCATCGTCCGCCTCCTTCGCACGCTGCAACGAAGCCCTGTAGTTGAATATTCCACCAGTGGTGGCGCGTGGCTGCCGACGGTGACTCCCGACGGGTGACTGACGTGCGGCGCCCACAGGACTAGGTTGTGCGGCATGAGCAATCTTGATCGCGAGGCGGTGCCGAGCAGATGCGGCGGCCGTGGCTTCGTCGTCGCGGAACCGGTACGCGAACTCCTCAGCCCCCGCCAGGTCAAGCTCGGCGAGTCCACCGAGGTCCGCCGCCTGCTGCCCAACCTGGGGCGCCGCATGGTCGGCGCGTGGTGCTTCGTCGATCACTACGGCCCCGACGACATCGCGGACGAGCCCGGCATGCAGGTGCCGCCCCACCCGCACATGGGACTCCAGACGGTCAGCTGGCTGCACGACGGCGAGGTCCTGCACCGCGACTCCACCGGCAGCCTCCAGACCATCCGCCCCCGCGAGCTGGGCCTGATGACCTCGGGCCACGCCATCTCGCACTCCGAGGAGAGCCCGCGGGCCCACGCCCGTTTCCTGCACGGCGCACAGCTGTGGGTCGCGCTCCCCGACGCCGACCGCCACACGGCCCCGCGTTTCGAGCACCACGCGGAGCTGCCGCGGCTCACGGCCCCCGGTCTGACCGCGACGCTGATCCTTGGCAGCCTCGACGGGGCGAGCTCACCCGGCACGACGTACACCCCGATCGTCGGCGCGGACCTGACGCTGGCCCGCGGCGCGGACGTACGCCTCCCCCTGGAACCGGACTTCGAGTACGCGGTCCTCGCCATGTCCGGCGAGTCCCACGTCGACGGCGTCCCGGTCCTCCCCGGCTCCATGCTCTACCTCGGCTGCGGCCGCGCGGAACTCCCGCTGCGCGCCGAGTCGGAGGCGTCCCTGATGCTTCTGGGCGGCGAGCCGTTCGAGGAGGAGCTGGTGATGTGGTGGAACTTCGTGGGCCGCAGCCAGGAGGAGATCGAGCAGGCGCGGGGTGACTGGATGACGGGCTCCCGCTTCGGCGAGGTGACGGGCTACGAGGGCGCGCCGCTGCCCGCCCCGGAACTGCCGCCGGTGGCGTTGAAACCGCGGGGGCGGGTGCGTTGACCTGGTGTTACGTGTCTGGCGTTGATGGTCGTAGAGGTGCAGGAAGGGGGTGGTCGATCTCTCGCGGCGGGGAGCGCCGGTAGGGCTCGGTCGAGCGGCGATGGGACGGTCGCGGAGTTGGGCTGCGGCTCGCATGTTCGGCACGTATGCCCAGGTTGAATCGGGCGCTTGCTGATCCTTTGCTGACCTTACTGACGAGTAGTCAGATTGGCTGCCCTCTGACGCGTGTGCTGGTGGGAGGCCCAGGACCGCCCGCGTTTCCAGCTGCGGTAGCGGCATTGCTTCGCTTGCCGACTGTCTGATGCTGACTAATCGAGGGCACTGGTCCAGGACCCGCGACAGCGCCGCAGGCTTGGTCCCGTTTATGCGCGACGAAGTATGGTCTGCGGCCTTACGCGAGAAGGGTCACGTCTGGTCACACGTAGAAAGGTCGCAGTGCGCCTCTCAGAGCGCGGCGGAGCCGCGAAATGAATGCTGATTTGACCGGCTGATGCCTTTGGCGTGGCAAGCGGTGTGGGCTTACGTCGATGCCGTGATTTTGGGGGAATGGGGGAGTTGAGCAGAGTGGTGATCCGCGTGTTCGGAGCGCCAGTAGGTTCTTCGTCTGCTGGTCCCGGGGCCGTGTCCGAAGAAGCGGACAGGGAAATGCGGAGGCACCCTGCGCTGCCTCGGCAGCTCGCGGTCTTCGCGTGGACGAGCACTGGAGCGGCAGTCGCGGCGTGGACGTCTGCGACGGTTATGCCCAGCGCCGTCTCCACCAGGGTTAGGCCGTCCTTGGTCACGTCGAGCACGCGAGGTTCGTGATCACGCGTCTGACGCACCGCTCGCCAGTCACCGGCAACGTGCACTCGTCGAGAACAGTCGAGTTGCCGTCTCTGCCGTGTGCACCATCAGGGCCATCCCCGCCGGCCGCCGCCAGCTGCGCCGTCGAACACTGGCGCTCGGGGCTGGCAAGAGCCGGCTGAACAGCGGAGTTGGTGGGCGAGGAGATCTTCTTGAAGTTGTCACCCTCACGCCGCTGACCTGTAGAAATTGGCTGTACAGGCGGTCCGACCTGCGGCGATCAATCTTTCCGACGCTTTCGTCCTACTGCCCCTCTGTACGGCCGATCCTCCCCGGTCGCTCCCCAACGCGGCTTCATCCTCCCCAGCGGCAGCCCGTTCCGCACCAGCGTTTCCACTGGTGCGGCGCCCCGTTGTGGGTACTTGCGCGTTGGCGCTCGTGACACTGTGCGGCTCTGACCGTTGACTGGTTGTGCGTTGTCGTGCCAACTCCTGGGCGCAGGAGGTCAACGCGGTCGCTCGGATCGCTCCTAGCTTGAAGAAGTGCCGAGCCGCGGAGGCGGCGGGCACGTTACCGATTGCTTCGAGAGGACCCCTCATGTTCGACATCAACAAGGTGCAGGCCGCCCCGAGCAAGGATCTGCTCACGCCGGACAACTCGGTCATGCTCTTCGTGGACCACCAGCCGCAGATGTTCTTCGGTACCGGGAGCGGCGATCGCGCCGCGATCATCAACAGCACCGTGGGTCTTGCCAAGGCGGCGCAGGCCTTCGACGTGCCGGCTGTTCTGACCACGGTCGCCGCGGAGTCGTTTTCCGGTCCCCTGCTGCCGCAGCTCGCCGAGGTGTTTCCCGAGCAGGAGGTCATCGACCGTACGACCATGAACGCCTGGGAGGACGAGGCGCTCGTGGCGGCGGTCAAGGCGACCGGACGCAAGAAGATCATCCTCTCCGGCCTGTGGACCGAGGTCTGCCTCGTGCTGCCCGCCCTCTCCGCCCTGGAGCAGGGTTACGAGGTGTACGTGGTCTCCGACGCGTCCGGCGGCGTCAGCCCGGCCGCCCACGAGCACGCGTTGCAGCGGATGCTGGCCGCCGGTGCGGTGCCGGTGACCTGGGTGCAGGTACTTCTTGAGCTGCAGCGCGACTGGGCGCGCCAGGAGACGTACCCGGCGGTCATGGAGATCGTCAAGGCGCATGCGGGCGCGTACGGCCTGGGTGTCGTGTACGCGCAGAGCGTCATCGGCGCGCACGCGGCGGGCTGACCTCCTTGGACACCGGCATCCTGATCCTGCGTCTGCTGGTGGGGCTGCTCGTCGCCGGCCACGGGGTGCAGAAGGTCAGTTCGCACCTGGGCGGCAGGGGGCTCGAGGGCGGCGCGGAGGAGTTCCGCGCTGACGGGTTCCGCGGCGGAGTGCTGACCGCCCTGGCGGCGGGCGGGGGGCAGATCGGATCAGGTCTGCTGCTCGCCGCCGGCGTCCTGACCCCGCTGGCGGCGACCGGCGTCATCGGGGTCATGACGGTCGCTCTCACCGTGAAATGGCGCCATGGGCTATGGGTGCAGAACGACGGGTACGAGTATCCGCTCGTCCTCGTCGGTACTGCCGCCGCTCTCGCCACCACCGGCCCCGGCACCTGGTCCCTCGACGCGGTCCTCGGCCTCACGCCGTACCCGCCGTGGTGGGCCGCCCTCGCACTCGTGGCCGGCCTCGGCAGCGGACTGCTCACCCGGCTCGTCCTGCACCGGTCCACCGTCCCGGCGATCGCCGAGCGCTGAGCGCGCCGCAGACCGGGTCCGGCCGCCCACTCCCCCCAACCGGGCGGCCGGACCCTTCCCGCCCTCTTTCCCGAACAGGAGCACTCGATGGACTCCCTCACGACCCAGCGCGGCGGCGGCCAGCCGCTGCTGCACCAGAAGGGCGCCGAGACCCAGGCGTTCGGCACGCTCAAGCAGCTGCCGATCGGACTCGGCCACGACACCCGCATGTACGCCTGCCAACGGCTGAACCGCGTACTCGCCGACACGCAGATCCTGTACGCCCTCTACAAGAAGCACCACTGGCTCATGCGCGGGGCGACCTTCTACTCGCTCCACCTGATGCTGGACAAGCACGCGGAAGCCCAACTGGCCATCGTGGACGCGCTGGCCGAGCGGGTCCAGAGCCTCGGCGGCGTCGCCGTCGGAGACCCGCGCCACGTCGCGGAGCTGACCGCTGTACCCCGGCCGCCGGATGGCGTCGAGCCGGTGCCCGTCATGCTGTCGCGGCTCCTCGACGCGCACGAGCGGATCCTGATCGAGGCGCGGGACGCCGCCGCCCGGATCTCGGCGGAAGGCGACGAGGGCAGCACCGACCTCCTCGTCTCCGACGTCATCCGCACCGGCGAGGCACAGGTGTGGTTCCTGGCCGAGCACCTCGTGGACACCCCTCTGGTACGCGGCTGATGGACCCGTACGACGTCGTCGTGGTCGATGGCGGGCCAGGTGGCGAGGTGGTGCCTGGACCAACCGGCAGGCCACCACGGCCGCCGTCGTGCCCGGGCGGCTCGTCGTCATCGGCGGGGGAGCGGTGGCCTGCGAGATGACCACGGCGCGGCGCTCGCTCGGCTCCTCCGTCACCCTCCTCGTCCGTGATCGAGCCCTGCTGACCGGCTGGGAGCCGTGCGCGGGCTCGCGGCGGACACCGCCTACCTGCGCAGTGTGCTGGCTGCCGTCGACGGCCCCGTCGTCCTGGTCGGCCACTCCTACGGCGGCGGCGTCAGTGGCGCCGCGGTGGGCAACAGCCGCGTGCAGGCCCTGGTTTGCATCGCCGCGTTCACCCCGGACAAGAGTGAGAGCGCAGCCGAGCTTGCCGCCAAGTTCTCCGGCTCCACCCTCGGCGACACGGTGAACCCGCAGTCGTACCCGCTGCCCGGCGGCGGCACCGGAACCGAACTCGTCATCGACCGGGCCAAGTTCCACCGGCAGATCGCCGCCGACGTCCCCACCGCAGACGCGGCCTTCATGGCCGCGGCCCAGCGTCCTGTCGCCACCGCCGCGCTGGAGGAGAAGGCCGGGAAAGCAGCCTGGAAAACGATCCCTTCCCGGGCGCTGATCACCACGGCCGACAAGAACATCCCGCCGGCCGCTGGACGGTGGATGGCCCGCCGCGCCGGCTCGCACGTCACCGAGGTGGACGCGTCGCACGCCGTGGCCGTCTCCCGTCCCGCCGTGGTCGCCGACGTGATCCTCGACGCCGTGCGGGCGACTCGCTGAGCCCTCGACCTTCCCTGTCCCGTCCCGTACATCCCCCCAAGGAGAGCCCTTCATGAAGAACCGACCGATACTCGAACCCGCCGCGCAGGCCTTCGCCGACGCCACCGCCCAGCCGCCGTTCCTCCACCAGATCCCCGTGGCGGACGGCCGCAAGGCCGTCGACGGTGTCCAGAGCGGCGAGGGTGTCCCGCTGCCCGCCGTCGACGAGGAGTGGATCACCGTCCACGGTGGCCCGACCGGCGACGTCCGTGCCCGGATCGTCCGCCCGCGCGGCGCGACCGGCCCGCTTCCCGTGGTCCTCTACATCCACGGAGCGGGCTGGGTGTTCGGCAACGCCCACACCCACGACCGGCTGGTCCGTGAACTCGCCGTCGGCACGGGGGCGGCTGTCGTGTTCCCCGAATACGACCTGTCGCCCGAGGCCCGCTACCCCGTCGCGATCGAGCAGAACTACAGCGTCGCCCAGTGGGTCACCCGCGAGGGCCACCACAAGGACCTCGACGGTACCCGGATCGCCGTCGCGGGCGACTCCGTGGGCGGCAACATGAGCGCGGCCCTGACCCTGATGGCCAAGCAGCGCGGTGACGTCCGCATCGCCCACCAGGTCCTCTTCTACCCGGTGACCGACGCGGGCTTCGACACCGACTCGTACCACGCCTTCGGCGAGGGCTACTTCCTGCGCCGTGACGCGATGAATTGGTTCTGGGACCAGTACACGACGCAGGAGGCCGAGCGGGCCCAGATCACCGCTTCGCCGCTGCGTGCCTCCACCGAGCAGCTGACCGGGCTGCCGCCGGCCCTGGTCATCACCGCCGAGGCCGACGTCCTGCGCGACGAGGGCGAGGCGTACGCGGCGAAGCTCCGCGCCGCCGGCGTCCCCGTCACCGCGCTGCGCGTCCAGGGAACCATCCACGACTTCGTCATGCTGAACGACCTGCGCCGGACGCAGGCCGCGGAACTCGCCATCGGCCTCGCCACCGACGCCCTCCGCAAGGCCCTCGCATGACCGGGCCGTCGACACACGGAACCTCCGTGCACGGGCAGTCGGCGAGCATGCCGGTGGCGGGCCTCGTCCCCGGCACGCGCCGGGAACACGAGCACGCCGACCTCCTGGTCCGCAACGCCAGGGTCTTCACCGGTGACGCCGCCCGCCCCGAGGCCCGTGCCGTCGCGATCCGCGACGGCCGGATCGCGGCCCTCGGCGACGACCACGGCCTCGCCCACCTCGTCGGCCCCGGAACGAGGGTGGTCGACGCTCTCGGCCGCCGGGTGATCCCCGGTCTCAACGACTCGCACCTGCACGTGATCAGGGGCGGCCTGAACTACGTCCTGGAACTGCGCTGGGACGGCGTGCGCAGCCTCCGCCACGCCCTCGCGATGCTGCGCGAGCAGGCCGGCCGCACCCCGAAGGGGCAGTGGATCCGGGTGGTGGGCGGCTGGACCGCCGAGCAGTTCGCCGAGCGCAGGATGCCGACCGTCGCCGAACTCAACGCCGCCGCCCCCGACACCCCCGTCTTCGTCCTGCACCTCTACCAGTCGGCCCTGATGAACCGGGCCGCGGTGCGGGCGGCCGGGTTCACCCGCGACACCCCGGATCCCCGCGGCGGCCAGATCGTCCGCGGCCGGGACGGCGAACCCAACGGCGTGCTGCTCGCGGCGCCGGGCGCCCTGATCCTGTACTCGACCCTGGCCAAGGCACCGGCCCTCGACGAGGCCGACAAGCGGACGTCGACACGCCACTTCCTGCGGGAGCTGAACCGTTTCGGACTGACCTCCGCGGTCGACGCCGCCGGCGGATTCCAGAACTTCCCCGACAACTACGCCACCGTCATGGACCTGGCGGCGTCGGGCGAGCTGTCCCTGCGGATCGCCTACCACCTGTTCCCGCAGACGGCGGGCCAGGAGCTGGCCGACCTGAAGCGCTGGACGGAGATGGTCAAGCCCGGCGACGGCGACGAGTGGCTCCGGCTCAACGGCGCGGGAGAGAACCTCACGTGGGCCGCCGCCGACTTCGAGAACTTCTCCGAACCCCGGCCCGAACTCGCCGCGGGATACGAGGCCGAGTTCGAGAGCGCCGTACGGCTCCTGATGGAGAACGGCTGGGGCTTCCGGCTCCACGCGACCTACGACGAGACGATCCGCCGCGACCTGGCCGTCTTCGAGAAACTCGCCGCGGAGGGACTCTTCCCCGGCGGCAACCGCTGGCTCTTCGACCACGCGGAGACCGTCTCGGCCGGCAGCCTGGACCGGATCGCCGCCCTCGGCGGTGCCGTCTCCGTCCAGAACCGCATGTCCTTCCAGGGCACCGCCTTCCGCGACCGCTACGGCGCCGAGGCCGCCGCCCACACCCCGCCGGTCCGGGCCATGCTCGACCGGGGCCTGACCCGCCGACGACGACCGACCGTGGCGCTCCACTGGCTGGTGACCGGGCGGACCGTCGGTGGCACGGCCCTCAGCCCGGCCGGGAACCCGATCGACCGGGAGACCGCCCTCGGCCTCTACACCCGCGGCGGGGCGGAGCTCACCGGCGAGCAGGACGTCAAGGGAACCCTCCGTGAGGGCTTCTACGGAGACCTCGCGATCCTGTCCGACGACTACCTCACCGTGCCCGAGGCCGTCATCCCCGACATCGAAGCCGTACTCACGGTCGTCGGCGGCCGGATCGTCCACGCCTGCGCCGAGTACGCGGGTCTCGACGAGGCCATCCCGCCGGTGAGCCCGGCCTGGAGCCCCGTGGCCCACTTCGGCGGCTACCAGAGCGGCGCGCGTCAGGCGTCGATGGTGGCCGAGGCCGTCGCCGAGTCCGAGCAGCACCGCCACTGGCGTGTCGCCCGAGGCTCCGTTCCCGACACGACGCCGTCCTTCGTCGACCCCTGCTTCGAGCACTGAAAGAGAGATCCACCCGATGTCCGCAGCTTCCCCCGCCGCCGACGGTGGCGACACCCCGGCGGCCCCGCCCCCGGGACGCCGTTTCGAGCCGGACCTCCGGTCGATGACCCGGATCAACCTGCGCCCCATCGCTTCCCCCATGCCGCTGGGCTTCTTCACGATCGCCATCGCTTCCGTGATGACGGGCTGCCTTCAGCTGGGGCTGCTCGGTGAGGCGGCCCGCCCCGCCGTCGCCTTGACGGTGCTCCCGGCCTTCGCCCTCCAGCTCCTGGTGAGCGTCCTGGCCTTCGGCGCCCGTGACGTGATCGCGGCGACGCTGATGGCGGTGTTCGCCGGCAGCTGGCTGGCGTACGCGCTCATCATGTTCAGCGGCGCGGCCGACGGCCTCCAGGTCCTCGGCGTGTTCAACCTGGCGCTCCTCGGTTTCGGGGCCTTGATGACCGCCGTGACGCGGCCCAAGCGCGCGCTGTGGTTCGTCATCGTGGCCTCCCTGCCCCGCTGGGCGGCCACCGGCCTCGCGGGCATCACCGGTGCCGAATGGCTGACGCTCACGGCCGGCGCGCTCGGCTTCGTGGTGGCGCTCGTCGCGATGTACACGGCGTTCGCCCTGATGCTCGAGGACATGCGCAGCGAGCAGGTCCTGCCCATCGGCCGCAGCGGCCCCGCCCACTTCGCCGTGGAAGGCGACCTGGCCGTCCAACTGCGCAACCTGGAACGCCAGGCCGGCGTGCGCCGCACGCTCTGACCCGGCCCCGCCCGCCCCGCCACCCCACGACCGCACAGGAGCACCCATGGAACCGCAGGTGACGGACCGGCCCGAGAGGTCCCGGTACGAGATCCTCGCCGGTGACGACGGCGCCGGGACCGCCGGCTTCGCCGAGTACCACCTCTCGGAGGGCGAGATCGCCTTCCTCCACACCGAGATCGACAGCCGGTTCGCGGGCCGCGGCCTGGGCGGCGTCCTCGCCCGGGGAGCGCTCGACGACGCCCGGACCCGTGGGTTGCGGGTCCTGCCGTACTGCCCGTTCATCCGGGGGTGGATCGGCAAACACCCCGAGTACACCGACCTGGTTCCCGAGGCGAGGCGCGCCCGCTTCGGTCTGTGAAGCACCGCGCGTCCGTCTCCCGCATCCCCAGACCCGTCCCCAGCCACACACCGAGGAGTCCTCACATGTCCCGACACGCCCGCCCCACCGCCGTCCTGGTCCACGGCGCCTTCGCCGACGCCTCCAGCTTCGCCCGCGTCATTCCCGAACTGACCGCCGCCGGCATGGACGTGCTGGCCCCGGCCGTGCCCAACCGCGGCCTCGTCGACGACGCCGCCTACATCGCCTCGGTGATCCGCTCCGTCGAAGGCCCCGTGATCCTGGTCGGGCACTCCTACGGCGGCGCCGTCATCACCCTCGCCGGCACGGAGGACAACGTCCGCGCACTGGTGTACCTCGCGGGATACGCGCTGGAGGAGGGAGAGAGCCTGGGCGAGCTGCAGGGCCGCTTCCCCGAGTCCGGCCTCGCCGACGCGCTCGTCCAGACCCCGTTCCCGGTGGCCGGGTCCACCGAGACCGGTACGGACGTCTCGGTGAAGATCGAGGAGTTCCCCGCCCTCTTCGCGGCGGACATCGACCCCGGCCTCGCCGCGGTGCTCGCCGTCTCCCAGCGCCCCCTGGCCGCGCGTGCCTTCTCGGAGGCGGCGCCGGTCGCGGCGTGGAAGACCAAGCCCTCGTGGGGCCTGGTCGCCACCTCCGACCAGACCATCAACCCCGATGTGGAGCGCTACGGCTACGAGCGCGCCGGCATGACCATCGTCGAGGTCGACTCCTCCCACCTGGTCATGCTCGCCCAGCACAAGGCCGTGGCGGAGCTGATCCAGGAAGCGGCCCGGTCCACCGCCCGCTGACCCGATCAGTCAAGATCTAACGATTAGTCGATTTTATTCGAGCGCTGGTAGCTTCTGATCGCCCCCAGACCTCTTCGGCGGGCGATCGGAGGAGATACGCCCATG is a genomic window containing:
- the crcB gene encoding fluoride efflux transporter CrcB yields the protein MEAQRPEAVGEPAEPDLDLSAPGRRRGGTAHGQGPVLAVVAIGGAIGASARYGASLAWPVAPDGFPWPTLLVNAVGCAVIGVFMVLITEVWAAHRLVRPFFGTGVLGGFTTFSTYAVDIQRLVSGGHVRTGLAYLALTLFAALAAVWSAAWTTRRLMAWRRS
- a CDS encoding DUF190 domain-containing protein, with translation MTRLTGTAQRVTIFIGESDLWHHKPLYTEIVHRAHRAGLAGASVFRGIEGFGASSLIHTHRLLSLGEDLPVAVVIVDAEDKIRAFLPQLDELVAEGLVILDDCEVIRYVGREEDR
- the crcB gene encoding fluoride efflux transporter CrcB; translation: MNWLSVIAGAMIGAPLRHLTDRAVRARHDTVFPWGTFTVNVVGCLVLGVLAGAVSAGAASASAQLFLGTGLCGALTTYSTFSYETLRLAEGGARLYAAANAIGSVVVGLGAAFLGVAVAEALWL
- a CDS encoding glycosyl hydrolase family 18 protein, whose translation is MKRRSVLLAALALTAASGGTAMAAAKPSAAGKRVVVYYQTQYANGAYVSPLALTEHRTGVTDVLVAAVHLNDLNGPYAPVHLNDDPPGAAKYDRMWRDLKTLRGQGVHVLAMVGGAAPGSFTRLDEEFDTYYPLLRDFIRRYELDGVDLDVEERMSLAGIERVISALRADFGADFIITLAPVGSALSGGGNLSGFDYDALYRSRGGDIAWFNAQFYNGWGRMNSTADYDAIIARGLIPASKVVAGTLTSPANGGSGYVGMTTLKSTLGALASKHPGFGGVAGWEYFNSQPGGTAAPWKWAAEVASALKIRR
- a CDS encoding dihydrofolate reductase family protein; its protein translation is MRKIIWMMSASLDGFMEGPDHEIDWHLVDEELHRHFNDKVRAMGGILHGRVTWELMAEFWPTADQDPACSDFEAEFAPIWRDTPKYVFSRTLREAQWNTTILREVVPEEIRALKESAAGDLCVGGADLAASFLRLGLIDEIHTYVHPVVLGRGKSMFQARDVRADLRLAGTHTFGNGVVQLRHELTN
- a CDS encoding tetratricopeptide repeat protein, giving the protein MEMTYYDHGTAAERWERARQFFEAKEYATAAGILGTLADEVPEQVAPRLLLARAYYHSAQLLRAEAELLKVLELDPVESYARLMLGRTLERQGRAADAAPHLRMAAALNGDFGQAPPPRGE
- a CDS encoding pirin family protein; protein product: MSNLDREAVPSRCGGRGFVVAEPVRELLSPRQVKLGESTEVRRLLPNLGRRMVGAWCFVDHYGPDDIADEPGMQVPPHPHMGLQTVSWLHDGEVLHRDSTGSLQTIRPRELGLMTSGHAISHSEESPRAHARFLHGAQLWVALPDADRHTAPRFEHHAELPRLTAPGLTATLILGSLDGASSPGTTYTPIVGADLTLARGADVRLPLEPDFEYAVLAMSGESHVDGVPVLPGSMLYLGCGRAELPLRAESEASLMLLGGEPFEEELVMWWNFVGRSQEEIEQARGDWMTGSRFGEVTGYEGAPLPAPELPPVALKPRGRVR
- a CDS encoding hydrolase, whose translation is MFDINKVQAAPSKDLLTPDNSVMLFVDHQPQMFFGTGSGDRAAIINSTVGLAKAAQAFDVPAVLTTVAAESFSGPLLPQLAEVFPEQEVIDRTTMNAWEDEALVAAVKATGRKKIILSGLWTEVCLVLPALSALEQGYEVYVVSDASGGVSPAAHEHALQRMLAAGAVPVTWVQVLLELQRDWARQETYPAVMEIVKAHAGAYGLGVVYAQSVIGAHAAG
- a CDS encoding DoxX family protein, whose translation is MDTGILILRLLVGLLVAGHGVQKVSSHLGGRGLEGGAEEFRADGFRGGVLTALAAGGGQIGSGLLLAAGVLTPLAATGVIGVMTVALTVKWRHGLWVQNDGYEYPLVLVGTAAALATTGPGTWSLDAVLGLTPYPPWWAALALVAGLGSGLLTRLVLHRSTVPAIAER
- a CDS encoding DNA starvation/stationary phase protection protein codes for the protein MDSLTTQRGGGQPLLHQKGAETQAFGTLKQLPIGLGHDTRMYACQRLNRVLADTQILYALYKKHHWLMRGATFYSLHLMLDKHAEAQLAIVDALAERVQSLGGVAVGDPRHVAELTAVPRPPDGVEPVPVMLSRLLDAHERILIEARDAAARISAEGDEGSTDLLVSDVIRTGEAQVWFLAEHLVDTPLVRG
- a CDS encoding alpha/beta hydrolase produces the protein MRGLAADTAYLRSVLAAVDGPVVLVGHSYGGGVSGAAVGNSRVQALVCIAAFTPDKSESAAELAAKFSGSTLGDTVNPQSYPLPGGGTGTELVIDRAKFHRQIAADVPTADAAFMAAAQRPVATAALEEKAGKAAWKTIPSRALITTADKNIPPAAGRWMARRAGSHVTEVDASHAVAVSRPAVVADVILDAVRATR